In one window of Canis aureus isolate CA01 chromosome 25, VMU_Caureus_v.1.0, whole genome shotgun sequence DNA:
- the TMDD1 gene encoding transmembrane and death domain protein 1, translating into MAARALALALWGWGWALGPAGTLDAMGPHAAVRLAELLTPEECDHFQSLLKTPEPDVEAELARLSEDRLARPRTPGPTSAPPGGRWRWRWLRRGRARGRARRAAAEPAGESEGCRQALAAWLVDEASTLPWDRVARALRRSGRPDVARELGKNLHQQATLQLRKSSLRDPGPPAGPGPAPGPGPAPRPASGPAPGPGPAPAPRPRRAALPEPDWDALQLIVERLPQAPYARSPAGWVGPLALGLATGFVGALGAGALLIPLTLWLTGGDGPGPGPPRRRPARARGGREARPLLPAGPLEPPRAWAAPGRRAPSPPCPRL; encoded by the coding sequence ATGGCGGCGCGGGCGCTGGCGCTGGcgctctggggctggggctgggcgcTGGGCCCGGCGGGGACCCTGGACGCCATGGGCCCCCACGCGGCCGTCCGTCTGGCCGAGCTGCTGACCCCGGAGGAGTGCGACCATTTCCAGTCGCTCCTGAAGACGCCGGAGCCGGACGTCGAGGCCGAGCTGGCCCGGCTCTCCGAGGACCGGCTGGCCCGCCCCCGGACACCGGGCCCCACGTCCGCGCCTCCCGGcgggcggtggcggtggcggtggctgcggcgggggcgggcgcgggggcgggcgcggcgggcggcggccgaGCCGGCGGGGGAGTCGGAGGGCTGCCGGCAGGCGCTGGCGGCCTGGTTGGTGGACGAGGCCTCGACCCTGCCTTGGGACCGCGTGGCCCGGGCCCTGCGGCGCAGCGGCCGCCCCGACGTGGCCCGGGAGCTGGGCAAGAACCTGCACCAGCAGGCGACGCTGCAGCTGCGCAAGTCCAGCCTGCGCGACCCGGGgccgcccgccggccccggccccgcccccggccccggccccgcccctcgcccggcctcaggccccgcccccggccccggccccgcccccgccccgcgcccccgccgcgccgcgctcCCGGAGCCGGACTGGGACGCGCTGCAGCTGATCGTGGAGCGCCTGCCGCAGGCCCCGTACGCGCGCAGTCCTGCGGGCTGGGTCGGGCCCCTGGCGCTCGGCCTGGCCACCGGCTTCGTGGGGGCGCTGGGCGCGGGGGCGCTGCTCATCCCGCTCACGCTGTGGCTCACGGGCGGCgacggccccggccccgggcctcCCCGGCGCAGGCCGGCCCGGGCGCGCGGCGGGCGGGAGGCGAGGCCGCTGCTGCCTGCGGGGCCGCTCGAGCCGCCGCGGGCCTGGGCTGCACCGGGGCGCCGCGCCCCCTCGCCCCCGTGTCCCCGGCTGTGA
- the FIGNL2 gene encoding fidgetin-like protein 2 produces the protein MHWTPEHAQPLSQWPEQHLDVSSTTPSPAHKLELPAAGRQRCHYAWAHDDISALTASNLLKRYAEKYSGVLDAPYERPALGGYGDAAFLNGAKGDPEAWPAPEPPYPLAPLHDGLAGAKPGGGGGSGGLGGAPALAGGLPEPLYAGNACGGPAAAPEYGPAYGAGYLAPGYCAQPPPPPAALLQPPPPPPPPPPGYAPPGPLYNYPAGGYAAQPGYGALPPPPGPPPPPPPGPYLASGLAAPTPLPAPPPPPASYGFPGAGAGAEAGALKRKAAAEGAEGRYRKCAYEPAKAPAADGAPYPAADAGDCRGNGFRPKPPGAAEEAAAKYGGGGGGGGGGGALKGLGSPAYGPQLEPFEKFPERAPAPGPRGGFAGPPGEPPKGAAPGPAELAASEMLDCGPPVQWADVAGQAALKAALEEELVWPRLRPPAYPGGPRPPRTLLLFGPRGAGKALLGRCLATQLGATLLRLRGGSLAGPGAAEGAHLLRAAFAAARRRPPSVLLISELDALLPGRDDGVAAAAAAGALQAPLLACLDGGGGGGGAGAGAGAGADGVLVVGTTARPAALDEATRRRFALRFYVALPDAPARGQILQRALAQQGCALSERELAALAQGTQGFSAAELAQLCRQAAAGAGLPGLQRPLAYKDLEAALAKVGPRASPKDLDSYVEWDKMYGSGH, from the coding sequence ATGCACTGGACACCGGAACACGCCCAGCCGCTGAGCCAGTGGCCGGAGCAGCACCTGGACGTCTCCTCCACGACCCCGTCGCCGGCCCACAAGTTGGAGCTGCCCGCCGCGGGCCGCCAGCGCTGCCACTACGCCTGGGCGCACGACGACATCTCCGCCCTGACGGCGTCCAACCTGCTGAAGCGCTACGCCGAGAAGTACTCGGGGGTCCTGGACGCCCCGTACGAGCGCCCGGCGCTGGGCGGCTACGGCGACGCCGCCTTCCTCAACGGCGCCAAGGGGGACCCCGAGGCCTGGCCGGCGCCCGAGCCGCCCTACCCGCTGGCCCCGCTGCACGACGGCCTCGCGGGCGCCAagccgggcggcgggggcggctcGGGGGGCCTCGGGGGCGCGCCGGCCTTGGCGGGGGGCCTGCCTGAGCCCCTGTACGCCGGCAACGCGTGCGGAGGCCCCGCGGCGGCGCCCGAGTACGGCCCGGCCTACGGCGCGGGGTACCTGGCGCCCGGCTACTGCGcgcagcccccgccgcccccggccgcgcTGCTgcagcccccgccgccgccgccgccgccgccgccgggctaCGCGCCCCCGGGGCCGCTGTACAACTACCCGGCGGGGGGCTACGCGGCGCAGCCCGGCTACGGGGccctcccgccgcccccgggcccgcccccgccgccgcccccgggccccTACCTGGCCTCGGGCCTGGCGGCGCCCACGCccctgcccgcgcccccgcccccgcccgcctcctACGGCttccccggggccggggccggggccgaggCCGGGGCGCTGAAGCGCAAGGCCGCCGCCGAGGGCGCCGAGGGCCGCTACCGCAAGTGCGCCTACGAGCCCGCCAAGGCCCCCGCGGCCGACGGCGCCCCCTACCCCGCCGCGGACGCCGGCGACTGTCGGGGCAACGGGTTCCGGCCCAAGCCGCCGGGCgcggcggaggaggcggcggccaagtacggcggcggcggcggcggcggcggcggcgggggcgcgctcAAGGGCCTGGGCTCCCCCGCCTACGGCCCGCAGCTCGAGCCCTTCGAGAAGTTCCCGGAGCGCGCGCCGGCGCCGGGCCCCCGCGGGGGCTTCGCGGGGCCGCCGGGGGAGCCCCCCAAGGGCGCGGCCCCCGGGCCCGCGGAGCTGGCGGCGAGCGAGATGCTGGACTGCGGGCCGCCCGTGCAGTGGGCCGACGTGGCGGGCCAGGCCGCGCTCAAGGCGGCgctggaggaggagctggtgTGGCCGCGGCTCCGGCCGCCCGCCTACCCCggcggcccgcgccccccgcgcaccCTGCTGCTCTTCGGGCCGCGCGGCGCGGGCAAGGCGCTGCTGGGCCGCTGCCTGGCCACGCAGCTGGGCGCCACGCTGCTGCGCCTGCGCGGGGGCTCGCTGGCCGGCCCGGGCGCCGCCGAGGGCGCGCACCTGCTGCGGGCCGCCTTCGCCgccgcgcgccgccgcccgccctccGTGCTCCTCATCAGCGAGCTGGACGCGCTGCTCCCGGGCCGCGACGACggcgtggcggcggcggcggcggcgggcgcgctgCAGGCGCCGCTCCTGGCGTGCctggacggcggcggcggcggcggcggcgcgggggcgggggcgggggcaggggcggaCGGCGTGCTGGTGGTGGGCACCACGGCGCGGCCCGCGGCCCTGGACGAGGCCACCCGGCGGCGCTTCGCCCTGCGCTTCTACGTGGCGCTGCCCGACGCCCCGGCGCGCGGCCAGATCCTGCAGCGGGCGCTGGCCCAGCAGGGCTGCGCGCTGAGCGAGCGGGAGCTGGCGGCCCTGGCGCAGGGCACCCAGGGCTTCTCCGCGGCCGAGCTGGCGCAGCTGTGCCGGcaggcggcggccggggcgggccTCCCGGGGCTGCAGCGGCCCCTCGCCTACAAGGACCTGGAGGCGGCGCTCGCCAAGGTGGGCCCCAGGGCCTCCCCCAAGGACCTGGACTCGTACGTGGAGTGGGACAAAATGTACGGCTCGGGACACTGA